A portion of the Streptomyces sp. NBC_01216 genome contains these proteins:
- a CDS encoding ABC transporter ATP-binding protein, producing MSVGTWAPATPALLSVPVPPPQRGPGTPAIAAVDLVREFTRKKKPPVRALRRLSLTVAQGEVHGLLGPNGAGKTTFVKILSTILLPTTGQAAVCGYDVVRDSHQVRRLIGVVMGGERGLYTRLTARQNLEFWGAVQKVPHKVLRSRTEELLHRLGLAAKADARVETYSRGMKQRLHLARGLIGDARVLFLDEPTMGMDPVAAREFRKLIGELRDEQRTILLATHDMAEAESLCDRVSFVRDGTVVATRSPQAVAELVSAAQGIELGGVDAALASTLAEVPGVTSVTADGPTVRVLVRSQDDFPRLLHLLADHGVTSLRTLRPSLEDVYVRLIGDRGLEV from the coding sequence ATGTCCGTAGGAACATGGGCCCCGGCGACGCCCGCACTGTTGAGCGTCCCGGTACCCCCGCCGCAACGCGGCCCCGGAACGCCCGCCATAGCGGCGGTGGATCTTGTCAGGGAATTCACCCGCAAGAAGAAACCCCCGGTACGTGCGCTACGGCGCCTCTCCCTGACCGTGGCGCAGGGCGAAGTGCACGGGCTCCTCGGCCCGAACGGCGCGGGCAAGACCACCTTCGTCAAGATTCTCAGCACCATCCTCTTGCCGACCACCGGCCAGGCGGCGGTCTGCGGTTACGACGTCGTACGCGACAGCCACCAGGTACGAAGGCTGATCGGCGTCGTCATGGGCGGCGAACGCGGCCTCTACACCCGGTTGACCGCCCGGCAGAACCTGGAGTTCTGGGGCGCCGTACAAAAAGTCCCGCACAAGGTGCTGCGGTCACGTACCGAGGAGTTGTTGCACCGGCTCGGGCTGGCGGCGAAAGCGGACGCGCGGGTCGAAACGTACTCGCGCGGCATGAAGCAGCGGCTCCACCTGGCCCGCGGACTGATCGGGGACGCCCGGGTGCTGTTCCTCGACGAACCGACCATGGGCATGGACCCGGTCGCCGCCCGCGAGTTCCGCAAGCTGATCGGCGAACTGCGCGACGAGCAGCGCACGATCCTGCTGGCAACCCACGACATGGCCGAGGCCGAAAGCCTCTGTGACCGCGTGAGTTTCGTCCGCGACGGCACAGTCGTCGCCACCCGCTCGCCACAAGCGGTGGCCGAGCTGGTATCCGCCGCGCAAGGCATCGAACTGGGCGGCGTCGACGCCGCCCTAGCCTCGACGCTGGCCGAAGTACCCGGCGTCACCTCGGTCACCGCCGACGGCCCGACCGTCCGGGTCCTCGTCCGCTCCCAGGACGACTTTCCGCGACTGCTGCACCTGCTGGCCGACCACGGCGTCACGTCGCTGCGCACGCTGCGGCCCTCCCTCGAAGACGTCTACGTACGGCTCATCGGCGACCGCGGACTGGAAGTCTGA
- a CDS encoding AfsR/SARP family transcriptional regulator — protein sequence MARSADHEGGGVASAPIRVLGPLEVDGETGAVHVASGRQEVVLSALVLNLNRVVETTYLVDAIWPQEPPETARTQVQMCVCKLRKALSGGGAVAAIETRAQGYVLRAPEEATDIGNFRRLVSEARDLARTGFTQPAVERLRLAEDLWRGRCLTGISSEVLARVAAQLDESRLEVRETCLRLELDLGHHDHLVSELRQFVAAHPLREQLRGHLMVALHRSGRQAEALEVYQQGRVLLAEELGLDPGKDLRDLMEAILADDLGLTPAGEPADRPPAEAAPPAAADEREAASDPVVIPRQLPADFGDLAGNDDIVQTICAAVTERQEQGMLSVVLVLGRPGVGKSTMATHVAHLLATDHFPDGQLYCDLRGLGEKPVDPAQALGRFLRAMGIPGQALPESLDERAEMYRSLLADRRVLVLLDDAMNESQVMPLLPGTGSSAVLVTSRGRLTALPGTRSFELEPLDSEQSIRLLGRIIGEHRVADEAEAARVLVGLVGGLPLALRIIAARLAARPHWSLASMWHRLNDEHRQLDELAHGELSIRASLSLSYDGLAAADRRLLCLLSLAGGPVVPGWLGAALTDDHTPHPADLLEPLVDMRLLDIAGVDQGGEFMCGLPQIVRTFAHDRLTSEVPEEERAAAVRHTVGGWLALAERAHRDIYGGAYTIVSGRAERWHPPEDYVRRHLRDGLAWLESEQGNLSNAVELAARAGLDESCWELATTLVTLFEARGYPELWESTHRVALAAVREAGNELGQAAVLGSLGTLHLYRHEYEAASPYLTAALRTFELVEEATGQALCLRDLARIERHRGDSDRALALYGSAERNFARAEDSIGRAYVLGEMAHITMRRSDFERTRSYLDEALGICRSAGFDRGQALTLRRLGQMLMYQEQYEAAERILQEVLAMVRASGDLVGEGHLLHDLGHVHLHLRRTDQAIWYYSQSLMVRERIADHSGVAALRADMAAVLGRPVTPGG from the coding sequence ATGGCGAGGTCGGCAGATCACGAGGGCGGCGGCGTAGCGTCTGCTCCCATACGGGTGCTCGGGCCGCTGGAGGTTGACGGCGAGACCGGGGCCGTGCACGTGGCATCGGGCCGACAAGAGGTCGTTCTGTCTGCTCTGGTACTCAATCTGAACCGGGTGGTGGAGACCACTTACCTGGTGGACGCCATCTGGCCGCAGGAGCCGCCGGAAACCGCACGCACCCAGGTCCAGATGTGTGTCTGCAAGCTGCGCAAGGCGCTGTCCGGCGGCGGAGCCGTCGCTGCCATCGAGACACGCGCCCAGGGGTACGTCCTGCGGGCGCCGGAGGAGGCAACCGACATCGGGAACTTCCGTCGACTGGTGAGCGAGGCCCGTGACCTGGCCCGTACCGGCTTCACGCAACCCGCTGTGGAGCGGCTGCGCTTGGCGGAAGACCTGTGGCGGGGCCGGTGCCTGACCGGTATTTCCAGTGAGGTCCTGGCCCGCGTGGCAGCGCAGTTGGACGAGAGCCGCTTGGAGGTACGGGAGACGTGTCTGCGGCTGGAACTCGACCTGGGTCACCACGACCACCTGGTCAGCGAGTTGCGGCAGTTCGTCGCCGCCCATCCGCTGAGGGAGCAGCTGCGGGGACACCTCATGGTGGCGTTGCACCGCTCCGGCCGACAGGCGGAAGCCCTGGAGGTCTACCAGCAGGGCCGGGTACTGCTCGCCGAGGAACTGGGTCTCGATCCGGGCAAGGATCTGCGCGACCTGATGGAGGCGATCCTGGCCGACGACCTCGGCTTGACGCCCGCCGGTGAACCGGCGGACCGACCTCCCGCCGAGGCGGCGCCGCCCGCTGCGGCGGACGAGCGCGAGGCCGCTTCCGATCCGGTCGTCATCCCCCGGCAACTGCCCGCCGATTTCGGCGACCTCGCGGGCAACGACGACATCGTCCAGACGATCTGCGCGGCGGTGACCGAGCGGCAGGAGCAGGGGATGCTGAGCGTGGTCCTGGTGCTCGGCAGGCCCGGTGTCGGCAAGAGCACGATGGCCACGCACGTGGCGCACCTCCTGGCGACCGATCACTTCCCGGACGGACAGCTCTACTGCGATCTGCGGGGGCTCGGCGAAAAACCCGTGGACCCGGCGCAGGCGTTGGGACGGTTCCTGCGGGCGATGGGTATCCCCGGCCAGGCCCTCCCCGAGTCGCTGGACGAGCGCGCGGAGATGTATCGCAGCCTGCTGGCCGACCGCCGGGTCCTGGTGCTGCTGGATGACGCGATGAACGAGTCGCAGGTGATGCCGTTGCTGCCCGGTACCGGCAGCAGTGCCGTGCTGGTCACCAGCCGCGGGCGGCTCACGGCGTTGCCGGGCACGCGCAGCTTCGAATTGGAGCCGCTGGATTCGGAGCAATCCATCCGGCTGCTCGGGCGCATCATCGGGGAGCACCGGGTGGCGGACGAGGCGGAGGCGGCACGCGTCCTCGTCGGTCTGGTGGGCGGGCTGCCTCTCGCACTACGCATCATCGCCGCGCGGTTGGCCGCGCGGCCGCACTGGTCGCTGGCCTCGATGTGGCATCGGCTCAACGACGAGCACCGCCAGCTGGACGAGCTGGCACACGGCGAGCTCTCGATCCGGGCGAGCCTGTCGCTCAGCTACGACGGCCTGGCGGCGGCCGACCGCCGGCTGCTGTGCCTGCTCAGCCTGGCCGGTGGGCCGGTGGTGCCGGGCTGGCTGGGGGCGGCCCTGACGGACGACCACACTCCGCACCCCGCCGACCTGCTGGAACCGCTCGTCGACATGCGCCTGCTCGACATCGCTGGGGTGGACCAGGGTGGGGAGTTCATGTGCGGGCTGCCGCAGATCGTGCGGACCTTCGCGCACGACCGGCTGACCTCGGAGGTCCCGGAGGAAGAACGGGCTGCGGCGGTGCGGCACACGGTCGGCGGCTGGTTGGCATTGGCGGAACGGGCCCACAGGGACATATACGGCGGCGCGTACACGATCGTGTCGGGCCGCGCCGAACGATGGCATCCACCGGAGGACTACGTCCGACGGCACCTCCGCGATGGCCTGGCGTGGCTGGAGAGCGAGCAGGGCAATCTGTCGAATGCGGTCGAGCTCGCGGCCCGGGCCGGGCTCGACGAGTCATGCTGGGAGCTGGCCACCACGTTGGTGACGCTGTTCGAGGCACGGGGTTACCCCGAACTGTGGGAGAGCACTCACCGGGTGGCGCTGGCCGCAGTACGGGAAGCGGGCAACGAACTCGGCCAGGCGGCGGTCCTCGGCTCGCTCGGCACCCTGCACCTGTACCGCCACGAGTACGAGGCGGCGAGTCCTTATCTGACGGCCGCCCTGAGGACCTTCGAACTGGTCGAGGAGGCGACCGGTCAGGCGCTGTGTCTACGTGACCTGGCGCGCATCGAGCGGCACCGCGGTGACAGCGACCGGGCACTGGCCCTCTACGGGAGCGCCGAGCGGAACTTCGCACGGGCCGAGGACAGCATCGGCCGGGCGTATGTGCTCGGCGAGATGGCGCACATCACGATGCGCCGCTCGGATTTCGAGCGCACCCGTTCCTATCTCGACGAGGCGCTCGGAATCTGCCGGTCGGCGGGTTTCGACCGGGGCCAGGCGCTGACGTTGCGGCGGCTCGGCCAGATGCTGATGTACCAGGAGCAGTACGAAGCTGCAGAAAGGATTCTGCAAGAGGTGCTCGCCATGGTCCGAGCGAGCGGTGATCTGGTCGGAGAGGGGCACCTCCTGCACGACCTCGGCCACGTCCACCTGCATCTGCGCCGTACGGACCAGGCCATCTGGTATTACTCGCAGTCGCTCATGGTCCGGGAGCGGATCGCGGACCACAGCGGGGTCGCCGCCCTCCGGGCGGATATGGCCGCAGTCCTCGGCAGGCCGGTCACTCCGGGCGGATAG
- a CDS encoding IS630 family transposase has protein sequence MAHPPAAALHLTARRQRKLLAMVGAPSCPQAIALRARIVLLAADGLANSTIAAELGCSEPTVRRWRLRFARHGVPGLFDHPRSGRPDRYGPSERLAVIAVATSLPPEGAARWTQALVAGHLATRGMALSRATVRRVLAETRVRPHKIRGWLNRADDDAFWSQAGAVCRLYLDIPADTLLVSVDEKTGIQARSRIRPAQPASPGRDRRVEFEYKRHGTVSIVAAMDVATGQVVAERVERNDSAHFIRFLAMLDRSTDPALRIHLVMDNGSSHTSRATRAWLAAHPRFTVTPSTPAG, from the coding sequence ATGGCCCATCCGCCCGCCGCCGCACTGCATCTGACCGCTCGTCGACAACGCAAGCTGCTCGCCATGGTCGGCGCCCCGAGCTGCCCGCAGGCGATCGCGCTGCGCGCACGGATCGTGCTGCTGGCCGCGGACGGCCTGGCCAACAGCACGATTGCCGCCGAGCTGGGCTGCAGCGAGCCGACCGTGCGCCGGTGGCGGCTGCGCTTCGCCCGGCACGGCGTGCCGGGCCTGTTCGACCACCCACGCAGCGGCCGCCCGGACAGGTACGGGCCCAGCGAGCGCCTGGCCGTCATCGCCGTCGCCACCTCCCTCCCGCCCGAGGGCGCCGCCCGCTGGACACAGGCGCTGGTCGCCGGGCATCTGGCGACGCGAGGCATGGCGCTCTCGCGCGCAACCGTGCGCCGCGTCCTGGCCGAGACCAGGGTGCGCCCGCATAAAATCCGCGGCTGGCTCAACAGGGCCGACGACGACGCCTTCTGGTCCCAGGCCGGCGCCGTGTGCCGCCTCTACCTCGACATCCCCGCCGACACCCTCCTCGTCAGCGTCGACGAGAAGACCGGCATCCAGGCCCGCTCCCGCATCCGCCCCGCCCAACCCGCCAGCCCCGGCCGCGACCGGCGCGTCGAGTTCGAGTACAAGCGCCACGGCACCGTCTCGATCGTCGCCGCCATGGACGTGGCCACCGGCCAGGTGGTCGCCGAGCGCGTCGAGCGCAACGACTCCGCGCACTTCATCCGCTTCCTGGCCATGCTCGACCGCAGCACCGACCCGGCCCTGCGCATCCACCTGGTCATGGACAACGGCTCCTCCCACACATCCAGGGCCACCCGCGCCTGGCTCGCCGCCCACCCCCGGTTCACCGTCACCCCAAGCACGCCAGCTGGCTGA
- a CDS encoding HAD-IIB family hydrolase, producing the protein MTSATRQPETLPSSVPPRLIATDLDGTLLRDDQSVSERTVAALAAAEEAGIEVFFVTGRPARLMDVVSYHVHSHGLAICGNGAAVVDLHGGPGTHRFVKVRELARENAVDAVRLLRDAAPGTLYAVEQTYGFRQEPAYPKLHIEIPDILAPAEELLAADAPGAHEPVLKILAYHPEMDPDAFLTLARLAIGDRASITRSSPSALLEISGPGISKASTLALCCAELGISNEEVVAFGDMPNDVEMLTWAGRSYAMGNAHPDAIAAASGRTAANNEDGVAVVIERILAEQL; encoded by the coding sequence GTGACCTCAGCGACCCGACAGCCTGAGACGCTGCCCTCCAGCGTTCCACCCCGGCTGATCGCGACGGATCTTGACGGCACTCTCCTACGCGATGACCAGTCGGTCTCCGAGCGCACGGTCGCCGCACTGGCCGCGGCCGAGGAGGCCGGCATCGAGGTGTTCTTCGTCACGGGTCGCCCGGCCCGCCTGATGGACGTCGTCAGCTACCACGTCCACAGCCACGGGCTGGCGATCTGCGGCAATGGCGCCGCCGTGGTCGACCTGCACGGCGGGCCCGGTACCCACCGCTTCGTCAAGGTCCGAGAGCTCGCCCGGGAGAACGCGGTCGACGCCGTACGACTGCTGCGGGACGCCGCGCCTGGCACGCTCTACGCCGTCGAGCAGACGTACGGCTTCCGCCAGGAACCGGCGTATCCGAAGCTGCACATAGAGATCCCGGACATCCTCGCGCCAGCCGAGGAACTGCTCGCTGCGGACGCCCCGGGCGCCCATGAGCCGGTGCTCAAGATCCTCGCCTACCACCCGGAAATGGACCCGGACGCCTTCCTCACCCTGGCCCGCCTCGCCATCGGCGACCGCGCGAGTATCACCCGGTCCAGCCCCAGTGCGCTGCTGGAGATCAGCGGTCCGGGCATCTCCAAGGCGAGCACGCTCGCGCTGTGCTGCGCCGAACTCGGCATCTCCAATGAGGAGGTCGTCGCCTTCGGCGACATGCCGAACGACGTGGAGATGCTCACTTGGGCAGGCCGGTCGTACGCCATGGGCAACGCGCACCCGGACGCGATCGCTGCGGCCTCCGGACGGACGGCAGCCAACAACGAGGACGGAGTGGCCGTCGTGATCGAACGCATCCTCGCGGAGCAGTTGTAG